A genomic segment from Sandaracinaceae bacterium encodes:
- the ilvY gene encoding HTH-type transcriptional activator IlvY, translated as MSQTLLEAYEPFLHLSETLRFSRSAEALAMSPSALTRCIQRLEEDLGQALFVRDRRKVALTRAGHIFREHAQKQLAAHRELLEALAAEEQSPSGELRLACTVTACHSVLPELLARCRETFPAIALQLRTGDAARSLQQLHADEVDMAVVPAPDVPDPDLRYVNLAVTGLTFVAPAADDELQRRARAGGGEWDGLPVILPRRGLERDRADAYFREQGVTPTRYAEVDGNEAILAMVSLGCGVGLVPELVRVGSPLRDAIAAVDVKDAPPGFAVALCAKRRTLERRAMAAFWELAEARAVPAVQAVKRGRKKR; from the coding sequence GTGTCCCAAACCCTCCTCGAAGCCTACGAGCCGTTCTTGCATCTGAGCGAGACGCTTCGGTTTTCGCGCAGCGCCGAGGCGCTGGCCATGAGCCCGTCCGCGCTCACCCGCTGCATCCAGCGCTTGGAAGAAGACCTGGGCCAGGCGCTCTTCGTGCGGGACCGCCGCAAGGTGGCGCTCACGCGGGCGGGGCACATCTTCCGCGAGCACGCGCAGAAGCAGCTGGCCGCGCACCGTGAGCTGCTGGAGGCGTTGGCGGCCGAAGAGCAGTCCCCCAGCGGGGAGCTGCGCCTCGCCTGCACGGTGACGGCCTGCCACTCGGTGCTGCCCGAGCTGCTGGCGCGCTGCCGCGAGACGTTCCCGGCCATCGCGCTCCAGCTGCGCACGGGCGACGCGGCGCGCTCCCTGCAGCAGCTGCACGCCGACGAGGTGGACATGGCGGTGGTGCCCGCGCCCGACGTGCCGGACCCCGACCTGCGCTACGTGAACCTGGCGGTCACTGGGCTCACCTTCGTGGCCCCCGCGGCCGATGACGAGCTGCAGCGCCGCGCGCGTGCGGGCGGTGGCGAGTGGGATGGGCTGCCCGTGATCCTGCCGCGCCGAGGGCTCGAGCGTGACCGCGCCGACGCGTACTTCCGCGAGCAGGGCGTGACCCCCACGCGCTACGCCGAGGTGGACGGCAACGAGGCCATCCTCGCGATGGTGTCGCTCGGCTGCGGCGTGGGCCTGGTGCCCGAGCTGGTGCGCGTGGGCAGCCCGCTCCGGGACGCGATTGCGGCGGTGGACGTGAAGGACGCGCCGCCCGGGTTCGCGGTAGCGTTGTGTGCCAAGCGACGGACGCTGGAGCGCCGGGCGATGGCGGCGTTCTGGGAGCTGGCCGAGGCGCGCGCGGTGCCGGCGGTGCAGGCGGTGAAGCGCGGGAGGAAGAAGCGATGA